The DNA sequence GGATTTCTGGCGGCCGACAAGATCCCCTATCTTTCCGCATCGTATTCGCCCAACCTGACCGACCCCAAGGAATCTCCGTACAACTTCTTCATCGCGGCGGACTACACCACCCAGCTGCGGGCGGGCTTGAAGTACATCAAGGACAACTGGAAGGAGAAGCGGGCCCCCAAGATCGTATTCATCTACCCGAACCACCCGTACGGGATCGCCCCGATCAAGGGAGGGAAGGCGTACGCCAAGGAGATTGGGTTCGTTGGTTTCGAGGAACTGGGCGACGAGGAGGTGGGACTCAAGGCGATCGAGGCGAACTCCCAGATGCTTTCCGTGAAGAACAAGGGCGCCGACTTCGGGTGGATCGGCGGCACCACCCCCTCGGCTGCGGTCATCATCAAGGACGCCAAGAAGCTTGGCCTCAAGACGAAGTTCCTCGTGAACGTCTGGGGCAACGACGAAGACCTGATCAAGATCGCGGGGGATGCAGCCGATGGCGTTCTCGGCCTCCAGGCCGCGGCGGTATACGGCGACAAGGTCCCCGGAATGAAGCTCATCCAGGAGGTCACCAAGAACGAGCACCAGAATACGCACTACATCCGGGGCTGGGTCTCGATGATGGTGCTGTGCGAGGCGTTGAAGATCGCCGACAAGAAAGGGCAGTTGAACGGTCCGGGAGTGAAGGATGCCCTGGAGACGTTGAAGGATTTCGATACGGGCGGGCTGACTTCCAAGATCACGTTCACCCCGACCGACCACCGTCCGAACTTGTCGGCCAAGATCTACGAGTACCAAAAGGGGAAGCTCGTTTACAAGACGACGATCGAGCTTCCTCGTAAGGCGGAGTGGCTCGGTTTGTAACCGCAAGAGGAAGAGGAAACCGGGGAGGGGGGATCTTCTGTTCCCCCTCCCTCTCCACACCGAAAACAAAACAGGCAGGGGACGCATGCTCCAGGTGAACAACATCGAGGTGATCTACTCGGACGTGATCCTCGTCCTCAAAGGACTCTCCCTGGTCGTTCCCCAGGGACAGATCGTGGCCCTGTTGGGAAGCAACGGAGCCGGGAAGAGCACGACGCTCAAGGCGATCTCCGGGCTGTTGAAATCGGAGGAAGGGGAGGTCACCGACGGGGAGGTCCTCTTCGAAGGGGAGAAGATCAACGGGAGGGACCCGGAGGAGATCGTCCGCCGGGGGATCTTCCAGGTGATGGAGGGCCGCCGCGTCTTCGAGGACCTGACGGTCGAGGAGAACCTTCGCTGCGGGGCGC is a window from the Candidatus Deferrimicrobiaceae bacterium genome containing:
- a CDS encoding ABC transporter substrate-binding protein, which produces GFLAADKIPYLSASYSPNLTDPKESPYNFFIAADYTTQLRAGLKYIKDNWKEKRAPKIVFIYPNHPYGIAPIKGGKAYAKEIGFVGFEELGDEEVGLKAIEANSQMLSVKNKGADFGWIGGTTPSAAVIIKDAKKLGLKTKFLVNVWGNDEDLIKIAGDAADGVLGLQAAAVYGDKVPGMKLIQEVTKNEHQNTHYIRGWVSMMVLCEALKIADKKGQLNGPGVKDALETLKDFDTGGLTSKITFTPTDHRPNLSAKIYEYQKGKLVYKTTIELPRKAEWLGL